The following coding sequences are from one Microbacterium sp. SORGH_AS_0969 window:
- the typA gene encoding translational GTPase TypA — MAHALRPDLRNVAIVAHVDHGKTTLVDAMLRQTGSFGEHAHVEERAMDSNDLEREKGITILAKNTAIEYNGIHTDVPVTINVIDTPGHADFGGEVERGLSMVDGVVLLVDASEGPLPQTRFVLRKALEAKLPVILLVNKTDRPDARIAEVEEEAHDLLLGLASDLVDDVPDLDVDALLDVPVVYASGRAGAASLNRPDNGALPDNDDLEPLFAAILEHVPAPAYDDEAPLQAWVTNLDSSPFLGRLALLRVFNGTLKKGQTVAWVRSDGTTSNARVTELLKTRALERFPAESAGPGDIVAIAGFPDITIGETIADPEDVRPLPAITVDDPAISMTIGTNTSPLMGKVKGHKLTARMVKDRLDRELIGNVSLKVVDIGRPDAWEVQGRGELALAILVENMRREGFELTVGKPQVVTKRGEDGKLKEPFEHLTIDAPEEHLGAITQLMAARKGRMDNMTNHGTGWVRMEFVVPSRGLIGFRSEFLTITRGTGIANAISHGYDDWAGSITTRQNGSIVADRMGVVTPFAMIALQERMSFFVQPTEEVYEGMVIGENSRADDMDVNITKEKKLTNMRSSTSDSFESMTPPRVLTLEESLEFARDDECVEVTPEKVRIRKVVLDATERGRAASRLKRQDANA, encoded by the coding sequence ATGGCGCACGCCCTTCGTCCTGACCTCCGAAACGTCGCGATCGTCGCGCACGTCGACCACGGCAAGACGACTCTCGTCGACGCCATGCTTCGCCAGACCGGCTCGTTCGGCGAGCACGCGCACGTCGAAGAGCGCGCGATGGACTCGAACGACCTCGAGCGCGAGAAGGGCATCACGATCCTCGCCAAGAACACGGCGATCGAGTACAACGGCATCCACACCGACGTGCCCGTCACGATCAACGTGATCGACACCCCGGGTCACGCCGACTTCGGTGGCGAGGTCGAGCGTGGCCTCTCGATGGTCGACGGCGTCGTGCTGCTCGTCGATGCGTCCGAGGGCCCGCTGCCCCAGACCCGCTTCGTGCTGCGCAAGGCGCTCGAGGCCAAGCTCCCCGTCATCCTGCTGGTCAACAAGACCGACCGCCCCGACGCGCGCATCGCCGAGGTCGAAGAGGAGGCGCACGACCTGCTGCTGGGTCTCGCGTCCGACCTCGTCGACGACGTGCCCGACCTCGACGTCGACGCGCTGCTCGACGTGCCGGTGGTCTACGCCTCGGGCCGCGCTGGTGCCGCGTCGCTCAACCGCCCCGACAACGGTGCGCTGCCCGACAACGACGACCTCGAGCCGCTGTTCGCCGCGATCCTCGAGCACGTGCCGGCTCCGGCCTACGACGACGAGGCGCCGCTGCAGGCGTGGGTGACGAACCTGGACTCCAGCCCGTTCCTCGGTCGCCTCGCGCTGCTGCGCGTCTTCAACGGCACGCTCAAGAAGGGCCAGACGGTCGCCTGGGTGCGCTCCGACGGCACCACGAGCAACGCCCGCGTGACGGAGTTGCTGAAGACCCGCGCGCTCGAGCGCTTCCCCGCTGAGTCCGCCGGCCCCGGCGACATCGTCGCCATCGCCGGTTTCCCCGACATCACCATCGGCGAGACCATCGCCGACCCCGAGGACGTGCGTCCGCTGCCGGCCATCACGGTCGACGATCCCGCCATCTCGATGACGATCGGCACGAACACCTCGCCCCTGATGGGCAAGGTCAAGGGGCACAAGCTCACCGCCCGCATGGTCAAGGACCGTCTCGACCGCGAGCTCATCGGTAACGTCTCGCTCAAGGTCGTCGACATCGGACGCCCGGATGCCTGGGAGGTCCAGGGCCGCGGCGAGCTCGCCCTGGCGATCCTCGTCGAGAACATGCGCCGCGAGGGCTTCGAGCTCACCGTCGGAAAGCCCCAGGTGGTCACCAAGCGCGGCGAAGACGGGAAGCTCAAGGAGCCCTTCGAGCACCTCACGATCGACGCCCCCGAAGAGCACCTCGGCGCGATCACGCAGCTCATGGCCGCCCGCAAGGGCCGCATGGACAACATGACCAACCACGGCACCGGCTGGGTGCGTATGGAGTTCGTCGTACCCTCGCGCGGTCTCATCGGCTTCCGTAGCGAGTTCCTGACGATCACGCGCGGCACCGGCATCGCCAACGCGATCTCGCACGGCTACGACGACTGGGCCGGTTCGATCACGACCCGTCAGAACGGCTCGATCGTGGCCGACCGCATGGGTGTCGTCACCCCGTTCGCCATGATCGCCCTGCAGGAGCGCATGAGCTTCTTCGTGCAGCCCACCGAAGAGGTCTACGAGGGCATGGTCATCGGCGAGAACTCGCGCGCTGACGACATGGACGTCAACATCACCAAGGAGAAGAAGCTCACGAACATGCGTTCGTCGACCTCCGACTCCTTCGAGTCAATGACGCCCCCGCGCGTGCTCACGCTGGAGGAGTCGCTCGAGTTCGCGCGCGACGACGAATGCGTCGAGGTCACGCCCGAGAAGGTGCGCATCCGCAAGGTCGTGCTCGACGCGACCGAGCGTGGTCGCGCCGCCTCGCGTCTGAAGCGTCAGGATGCCAACGCCTGA
- a CDS encoding DUF2200 domain-containing protein, whose product MSRVFDLTFSSVYPLYVTKVERKGRTRDELDAVIRWLTGFDEAALTRHAEGTTTLREFFDEATLNPHASQVTGVVCGIRVEQIDDPLMYRIRLLDKLVDELAKGRPLAKVLREQAPTPAA is encoded by the coding sequence ATGTCCCGCGTCTTCGACCTGACCTTCTCCTCCGTCTACCCGCTGTACGTGACGAAGGTCGAGCGCAAGGGGCGGACGAGGGACGAACTGGATGCCGTGATCCGCTGGCTCACCGGATTCGACGAGGCCGCGCTCACTCGGCACGCCGAAGGCACCACGACTCTCCGCGAATTCTTCGACGAGGCGACGCTCAACCCGCACGCGAGTCAGGTCACGGGGGTCGTCTGCGGCATCCGCGTCGAGCAGATCGACGACCCGTTGATGTACCGCATCCGCCTCCTCGACAAGCTCGTCGACGAGTTGGCGAAGGGGCGCCCCCTCGCGAAGGTGCTCCGGGAACAGGCACCCACTCCCGCCGCCTGA
- a CDS encoding helix-turn-helix domain-containing protein: MSDLGDRIAASLRRERERRDLSVSELARRAGVAKATVSQLENGGGNPSVETLWALASALEVPFAVLVDEGVRSPTLIRAGEAATAVPSAASEYLAVLLSASPPHARRDIYLLSAEPGTPRVSEPHPRGTVEHLVMVTGRGRVGPADDPYELSPGDYLSYPGDAPHVFEALTPGMSAVCVVESH; this comes from the coding sequence ATGAGTGATCTCGGCGACCGCATCGCGGCGAGCCTGCGGCGCGAACGCGAGCGTCGCGACCTCAGCGTCTCGGAGCTCGCGCGACGCGCCGGCGTCGCGAAAGCCACCGTCTCCCAGCTCGAGAACGGCGGCGGCAATCCCAGCGTCGAGACGCTATGGGCCCTGGCTTCGGCGCTCGAGGTCCCCTTCGCGGTCCTCGTCGACGAGGGCGTCCGCTCCCCCACGCTGATCCGCGCCGGAGAAGCGGCCACGGCGGTGCCCTCGGCGGCATCCGAGTATCTCGCCGTTCTCCTGTCGGCGAGTCCGCCGCACGCGCGCCGCGACATCTACCTGTTGAGCGCCGAACCCGGGACCCCGCGTGTCTCAGAGCCGCACCCGCGGGGCACGGTCGAGCATCTCGTGATGGTCACCGGCCGCGGGCGCGTCGGTCCCGCCGACGACCCGTACGAGCTGTCCCCCGGCGACTACCTCTCGTATCCCGGCGACGCCCCGCACGTGTTCGAGGCACTGACCCCCGGGATGAGCGCGGTCTGCGTGGTCGAGTCGCACTGA
- a CDS encoding AzlC family ABC transporter permease: MRSLSRTPEGVAARQGLAVALATSAYGISFGALAVASGLDVWKTCVLSLLMFTGGSQFAFVGVIAAGGLAAAPAAIASAALLGVRNAAYAMRMAPIVAGGFWRKAAATPFTIDESVAVGLAQDEPRARQAGFWVTGVAIWVGWNLSTLLGALLGDVLGDPRAYGLDAAAAAAFLALLWPRLRGRQPLAVAAGAAVVAALLTPALMPGIPVIAAAGVAVVVGLFDPRPPAPEPVDVAEQKGMP, translated from the coding sequence ATGCGTTCGTTATCGCGAACACCCGAGGGTGTCGCCGCCCGACAGGGCCTCGCCGTCGCTCTCGCGACCAGCGCATACGGCATCTCTTTCGGGGCGCTGGCCGTGGCATCCGGGCTCGATGTCTGGAAGACGTGCGTGCTGAGCCTCCTGATGTTCACCGGCGGCTCCCAGTTCGCTTTCGTCGGCGTGATCGCGGCCGGGGGACTCGCCGCCGCCCCCGCCGCGATCGCTTCGGCGGCCCTCCTCGGCGTGCGCAACGCGGCCTACGCGATGCGCATGGCCCCGATCGTCGCCGGCGGGTTCTGGCGCAAGGCCGCCGCGACGCCCTTCACGATCGACGAGTCGGTCGCGGTCGGGCTCGCGCAGGACGAGCCTCGGGCGCGGCAGGCGGGCTTCTGGGTGACCGGCGTGGCGATCTGGGTCGGCTGGAACCTGTCGACGCTTCTGGGGGCGCTGCTCGGCGACGTGCTGGGCGACCCTCGCGCGTACGGGCTCGATGCGGCTGCTGCCGCCGCCTTCCTCGCCCTCCTGTGGCCCCGACTTCGCGGTCGTCAGCCGCTCGCGGTCGCGGCGGGGGCCGCCGTCGTCGCGGCGCTGCTGACCCCGGCGCTGATGCCGGGCATCCCGGTGATCGCCGCCGCCGGGGTCGCCGTGGTCGTGGGGCTCTTCGATCCGCGCCCGCCCGCACCCGAACCCGTCGACGTCGCCGAGCAGAAGGGCATGCCATGA
- a CDS encoding AzlD domain-containing protein — MTLWTAVLLASVLCLALKAVGYLLPARWLEAPRPARIADLLTVALLSALVMVQTLGAGAAIVVDARVPAVGVAALLLWARAPFLVVVAAAALTAALLRLWGWAA, encoded by the coding sequence ATGACCCTGTGGACCGCCGTGCTTCTGGCATCCGTCCTCTGCCTCGCGCTGAAGGCGGTGGGCTATCTCCTTCCCGCCCGGTGGCTCGAGGCCCCGCGGCCGGCGCGGATCGCCGACCTGCTCACGGTGGCGTTGCTCTCGGCGCTCGTGATGGTCCAGACGCTCGGTGCGGGTGCCGCGATCGTCGTCGACGCGCGGGTGCCCGCGGTCGGGGTGGCGGCGCTGTTGCTGTGGGCGCGCGCACCGTTCCTGGTCGTGGTGGCAGCCGCCGCGCTCACCGCTGCCCTCCTGCGCCTGTGGGGGTGGGCGGCCTGA
- a CDS encoding DUF6113 family protein — translation MSSGILRIVGWVVALLIGAFYGAAGTIGQAFRLGPVPLGLLLATIGSAALLVALRTLTGDRVNALAGGLGISLATYVFSQPGPGGSAIVAAPSPGMEWIPVVWTIVGPALMVFVAFWPSFSHLPQGTSANAEADAPAHVR, via the coding sequence ATGAGCTCTGGCATCCTGCGCATCGTCGGCTGGGTCGTGGCGCTGCTCATCGGCGCCTTCTACGGCGCGGCGGGCACGATCGGCCAGGCCTTCCGTCTCGGGCCGGTGCCGCTCGGACTGCTTCTCGCGACGATCGGCAGCGCCGCGCTACTGGTCGCGCTGCGCACGCTGACGGGCGACCGCGTCAACGCCCTCGCGGGCGGGCTCGGCATCTCGCTCGCGACCTACGTCTTCTCTCAGCCCGGCCCCGGTGGATCGGCGATCGTGGCCGCCCCCAGCCCCGGGATGGAGTGGATCCCGGTGGTGTGGACGATCGTCGGCCCCGCGCTGATGGTCTTCGTGGCGTTCTGGCCGTCGTTCTCGCATCTGCCGCAAGGGACGAGCGCGAACGCCGAGGCGGACGCCCCCGCACACGTCCGCTGA
- the fdxA gene encoding ferredoxin: MTYVIALPCVDVKDRACIDECPVDCIYEGERSLYIHPDECVDCGACEPVCPVEAIYYEDDLPEEWSDYYKANVEFFDDIGSPGGAAKVGVIAKDHPVITALPPQSH, encoded by the coding sequence GTGACTTACGTGATCGCCCTCCCGTGTGTCGATGTCAAAGACCGCGCCTGCATCGACGAGTGTCCGGTCGACTGCATCTACGAAGGCGAGCGGTCGCTCTACATCCACCCCGACGAATGCGTCGACTGCGGTGCGTGCGAACCGGTGTGCCCGGTCGAGGCGATCTACTACGAAGACGACCTGCCCGAAGAGTGGTCCGACTACTACAAGGCGAACGTCGAGTTCTTCGACGACATCGGCTCGCCCGGCGGTGCCGCCAAGGTCGGCGTGATCGCCAAGGACCACCCCGTCATCACCGCTCTTCCCCCGCAGAGCCACTGA
- the dapC gene encoding succinyldiaminopimelate transaminase gives MGVADLADYPWDAVAPYAERARRHPAGIVDLSIGSPVDPTPAVVAEALADATDAHAYPQTAGTPALREAIADWYSRRRGVPGLTAANVLPTVGSKELVALLPLLLGLGPGDAVVHPRAAYPTYEVGARLVGAEAVASDDPADWPANTRLVWVNSPGNPDGRVLSVAEMTDAVSRARELGAILASDECYAELGWDVPWDVERVPSVLDPAVVGDDLTDVLSVYSLSKQSNLAGYRAAFLAGDAALVSRLLTGRKHLGLMPPAPVQRAMTVALGDDAHVAEQRERYARRRAVLKPAVEAAGFTVDRSEAGLYLWATEGRDAWESVGRLADLGILVGPGHFYGTHFPNHVRFSLTATDERIAAAAERLAP, from the coding sequence GTGGGCGTCGCCGACCTCGCCGACTACCCCTGGGACGCCGTCGCCCCCTACGCGGAGCGCGCGAGGCGTCACCCCGCCGGCATCGTCGACCTGTCGATCGGCTCGCCCGTCGACCCGACGCCCGCCGTGGTCGCCGAGGCTCTCGCCGACGCGACCGACGCGCACGCGTATCCCCAGACCGCAGGAACGCCCGCTTTGCGTGAGGCGATCGCCGACTGGTACTCCCGTCGACGCGGCGTTCCGGGCCTGACAGCCGCGAACGTCCTGCCCACCGTCGGCTCGAAAGAGCTCGTCGCGTTGCTCCCTCTGCTCCTGGGCCTCGGCCCCGGCGATGCCGTGGTGCATCCGCGCGCGGCGTACCCGACCTACGAGGTGGGCGCCCGTCTCGTGGGCGCCGAGGCGGTGGCATCCGATGATCCGGCCGACTGGCCCGCGAACACGAGGCTCGTCTGGGTCAACTCGCCGGGAAACCCCGACGGCCGCGTCCTGTCGGTGGCCGAGATGACGGATGCCGTGTCCCGGGCGCGAGAGCTCGGAGCCATTCTGGCGTCGGACGAGTGCTACGCCGAACTCGGGTGGGACGTTCCCTGGGACGTCGAGCGCGTGCCGAGCGTGCTGGATCCCGCCGTGGTCGGCGACGACCTCACGGACGTGCTGTCGGTGTACTCGCTGAGCAAGCAGTCGAACCTCGCCGGGTATCGCGCGGCGTTCCTGGCCGGTGACGCGGCCCTCGTCTCGCGGTTGCTCACCGGCCGCAAGCACCTCGGTCTCATGCCTCCCGCTCCCGTGCAGCGCGCGATGACCGTGGCTCTCGGCGACGACGCGCACGTCGCCGAGCAGCGTGAGCGCTACGCCCGTCGTCGGGCCGTGCTGAAGCCCGCGGTCGAGGCGGCCGGCTTCACCGTCGACCGCAGCGAGGCCGGTCTGTACCTGTGGGCCACCGAGGGGCGCGACGCGTGGGAGAGCGTGGGGCGGCTCGCCGACCTCGGCATCCTCGTCGGCCCGGGGCACTTCTACGGCACGCACTTCCCGAACCACGTCCGGTTCTCGCTGACCGCGACCGATGAGCGGATCGCCGCGGCGGCAGAGCGGCTCGCGCCCTGA